The Silene latifolia isolate original U9 population chromosome X, ASM4854445v1, whole genome shotgun sequence genome contains the following window.
gctaaagaaactactcactcatgatcaagtttaacatgttaataaggttgtcaatcatactaacaaagccaaacatgatgaacaagtaagaaaaattaacaataattaaagcaagagtaaaagagattatatctatgaggatgattccaaataataaagcaaagaataaaagaagagaacttgattgattgatgaagagttgtcaattctccaataataacccaataatcttcaattacccaataataatcttgaattactcaataataaagttaaacaataattaaggaaagattattgtgtaatttatggaaagattaaacagtaatctattctaatatactcctaatgaagatttaatctaatctaagagaacttgatttaatctaagaaagcttgatggtttgattattacaaatggagtatatatagtagtgcattattaggttaagcaagagtAGATTCGTAAATAACAATGTTAATTGttgagttgaggaaatgctcctctcaaagagggatgctagtctcctttttggtGGTCTCCAGAaaatatgctcatcccgagcgTCTAGACCGAGGGACGGTTGGCACtagagaggaatccgagcggattggtctcgggacgctcggatcacaaggcctcaagacgagcgtcgtgagcacgggacgctcggatcacaaggcttCAAGTCGAGCGTCCTggaggggaagacgagcgtcttgtctcaggggacgagcgtcttgagtctcgggacaagcggattggcggacagcttctctgtttgagctcggattgtaaaacggacgtcattttctcatccggactcctattggagtgattcaaaagcctagatcacttgatttttcgacgctgtTTCATCTAGCATGCTTTCAGAGCCAAAGGGGCAACCCTTGATTTGGTtctgagcaatttcttcttgcaatgacttccttctcgtcatccttggtcatcattgtTGCCTTCTTCTTCATACTAGTcaatccaatatcatcaaaaagcttccaaatatgcacgagagatgggaatttccgcttaattatcttccttcctacaaaacatacgaaatgcactaagaaagcaaaatagaaagcatttgacggataaaattgctatggaatgttataatagtatgcaaaataggctcaattaggggactaaatgtgcgccaaTAATAGTCACATCAATATGATTGCAACAGAAGGCAATGTATGTTTTGACGCTGTACTGAAAAAGGCAAAAAAATTCCATTTCAACCCTCTGCCATGGGAAGaatatgatgatgaagatgaggaagatgctGAGTTGAAGACGTAATTAGTTTTTTAGTTTCATTGTAGACTTGTGAAGAAAAAGTGTAATATTAAGCAAGCTACGACTAGTATAATCATacatttgaaaatattttaactgcATAGGTTGTTGTGTTTAGAGGATAAATTTTATTAATGAAGTTTATTATGTCCTTCCTGAACAATACTAATGTGCATAGTGATAAAGCATTATGTTCCTTCAGATTAATGCATATTCTATGCATACGTAATGTGCTTTGGAAAGAAATAACAATGAAGTTCATTAATGAAGTGTCTCCCTATAAAACTAAATACTCCCAAAATATAACACTAGTTATATAAAACAAAAGATATCTAATGTTCATTAAACTTATAGTTTCTGGCTCATTTGTTTGCAGAAGCATTGACGCTACTTTCACCCTCTAGCAACTCCTTCTTAAGGCCTTGTCTGTAACCTTCCATCTCTTCAATAGCTTTCACAACTAGAGGCCAATTTACGTCAGTTGAAGGGTGGACTTTGGCATATGACTCCCTTAAAGCTGTTACACCTAAGAGAAATTGCCGGTCCAGATCAACTTCGGTGtatttcttctctttatttgccTCTAGTTGCCTCCCAATACAGATTTTTTCAACCGTCAGAAACTTAACATGCGCTTCGGCATTCTACAACTCTTCTTCAAGCAATTGTACACGTTTTTGCAGTTCGTTGACCTTAGTATCAAACACCAGAGTCTCCTCAAACAATGTATCTCTGTGCCTTGTCATATCATCAAGCTCATACTAGGTATCTGCAAGTTTTTTCTGAATGTCTTCCATTTTTTTCCAGAGTTCTTTTTGCAtcaatgaaaacaaaaaaaatatactCTATATTAATAAACAAACATAAACTACAACAGCATTAAAGTAACGTAAGTACGAAGAAAAGATAAGGCCAACGTAGTAGCATATTAAAAAAGAGAAATCGAACAAGTAGAAAATCAAAACAACAGTTagaaaataaaaaaaggaaaaacctTTTCAAGTAAAGGAAACTTCTTATGTTTTGTCTTGgaatattctttttttttttttgaaatagaaGTGAAAATGGTAATGAAAATGACAATATTTATAGAGAAGTAAGAATAAGAAACAGTTAATGTTTGGATTCCAAAATTTAAAAACTGTTTTTAAAATAGTTAATTGGCATTAAaagattaaaaaaatatttttaaaactgaaaaataaattaatacaaactgTTGTTCCCCATATTACACGTTCCCCAGATCAAAAGCAGTTTATAATTGAATTTTTTAAGTATATGTGCATTAATTAACCATCATTTCAGAATCTAGACTAATGACCTTATGCATTAATATTATATTGGGTAACAGAAATGCATAAGGTAATGATTACATGCAAATTATGATTAGACATAATGGACATTAACTTAAGCTGATAGGACATTTCACTAAAATGAAGAGTAGTATACTAGTATGTCTCCACTTGctaattttttttaattgaacATGTTCTTTTACATATAATACAATGTGCATTTTGAATCTAATTAATGTCTTTActtgtattttttattttaaacccATGTAACAAGTTGCAATGTATATTTTAGTTATTCTGAACAGTTGAGTCTTTTCACCTCAAAAACAGGGAAAATTAACTGTCAAAAATTTATAATGACATCATATTTAAGATTACATGCATGACGTAATAATTAGATGCACATTATGACTAGACATAATGCACATTACATTTAAACTGATAGAACATTTCCCTTCAATGAACAGTAGTGTAAATCCActtgttaatttaattaattgaacATGTTCTTTTATATATAATACAATGTACATTTTGAAATAACATAATGTGCATTTTAATCTAATTTACATCTTTACTTGAATTTTGTATTTTTGACCAATGTAACTTGTACCTAATGTCACACTTTCACTCTGCCTCTCTAAGGTGgcttttggtcttgcggccgttCGAATGACAaataagggaaaggttttagggttggattagccggCTCCGCGTAGCgggctgcctaatccaaccctaaaccctttcccgtcctaattttaggatatccggccccctagttttaatctcgtccccaaaaagggttcactctgcccttctagggtgtcttttggttttttcccgttcgaatgacaattgtaagggaaagggtttagggttggattaggcggacccgcctaatccaaccctaaaccctttcccgtcctgttttaggatacccgggcacctagtttaaatcccgtacccaaaaagggtccactctgcccctctagggtgtcttttggttgtCTCCCGTTCAAATGACAATTctaaaggaaagggtttagggttgcatTAGGCGGATCCACgttagcagtccgcctaatccaaccctaaaccatttcccgttccgttttaggatacccgggccctaATTTAaatcccgtacccaaaaagggttcactctgtccCTCTAAACTGTCTTTTGGTTttctcccgttcgaatgacaattgtaagggaaaaggtttagggttggattaggcggatccgcggtagcagtccacctaatccaaccctaaaccctttcccgtcccgttttaggttactcgggcccctactttaaatctaatacccaaaaaggggttcactctgtccctctagggtgtcttttggttttctcccgttcgaatgacaattATAAGGGAAAGgctttagagttggattaggcggatccgcggcagcggtccgcctaatccaaccctaaaccctttcctgttccattttaggatacccgggcccctaaTTTAAATTCCgtacccaaaaagggttcactataCCCTTTTTGAAGTTTACTTCTATGgactatattttttaaatttatgGACATTTAATGAAAACGTAATGTACTTTCACAAGAAATGCTAATGTAGTTTATTATATCTTTTCTAAACAACGTATGTGTACCTTTACTGTAAACTTAATGTACTTTGACAAAAAAATCGAATAGTAAGTACAAGGCTTTAAAAATCTTCTCCTTTTAACATGAATGTTTATCCTTATAACAAAAATTGGCATCTTCCTTTTCATTATTCTCCTCCTCGTCATCATATTCTTCATCATCAGATTCATCTTCTTCCTTATTGTCATATTCATGGTGAAATTTGGTAAATATGCATAAGAATATAAAGTAACTATTAGATTTTAGATGGAGAAAATTACTACATAAACAACTAaattaatatacatttaattttatCCAAATGTCCTTTCAGAACAACCCTAATATTCATTGTTCTAAGACCTTATGTCCCATCATATGAAAGTGATGATTTTGGAAGGTTATTACTCTAAACGTAATATGCTTTAACAAGAAATACAAATATACATACCTGTCAGATGATTTGCTTCTTTGCAAGTCCTAGAATTGTGTCCTTGTCGTCCACATGTTTTGCAATACCTCTTCTCTGTTCGTCTTTTCTTGAGGGCTTTTAATAGTTGTGATTCAATTCTCTTTCCCCTAACTCTACCCTTGTTTTTAGATTTAGCAGGAAGTTGAATTACTAATTTCTCAGGTCTTTTAAAGCCCACATACTTTTCCATTTATTTCATCTTGTCTTTCTTGTTTGCTGGGAAGCTTCTCTTATCAGTCATGTCCAATCTAATATCTCTCAGTTTTTCAATCAAAAATTTCAGGTCCTCCTCATCATACTTCGCTATGCTGACACAGGAATAAACCTCTTGCCACAGCTCGGTTGTCAAACTTTTCCGGTCAGAATATAGTTGAGATACATTTATGGCCCTCCCATCTTTATCAAAGACAGGCTTACTCATTGCAGCTTTAGTCCATCTTTGCACTATGTACTTTTCTGGTATTTTCTAAGAATTTTTGTTGTGTCGAAGCCAAAGGCAGTGCCTGCATAACAAGCCCAGTCTCTGAAACATAGAGCAGGAACAAGTAACATCGTTGTTATCCGGCAAATACGCTATGTTCCATGTCTTGTTCGGCAACTCTGAGTCTGTTAAGATAAAAACTTTCGTGTCATCAATATTTTCCATGTCTTTCAAGCTGCACTGAAACAGCTCTGCAACTAATTCTGTTTGAAAGTCTTTAAAAATGGTATGTGTGTATATTTTAAAAGCATGAATTTCGAGGTTTAACTTTATTTTCAGTGGAATTTGAGAGTGTTTGTTGTCACTGTTCAACTTGGATTGCTTGTGTCTTTGTGCTTCCATCGCACTCTCAAAGCACATCCAAAACTCAACGAGTGTCATCTGACTTGAGAGGAACTTATAGAAGAAACTGTTTTCACTTTCAGATCTTGAGGTACCCCTCATCAACCCAGAcatgaaaacgtctttgaaatAGGCAGGGATCCACTGTTCCCTAAAATCGTACAAATCTGAAAACCACTCGTGTTTCACAAGGTTGTAATCAATCATTATTTGGCCCCACTGTTCTTTGAATTCCTCAGGCTCTAGATAgttgttccaaacacacctaTTAAGTCTCCTCTTAAAATCCTCATCTTGGAATAGTTGATAACTGACTTTTTCCCTTAACTTCTTCATTATGTGCCACATATATAGTCCGTGGGTTGATTCCTTAAACACTTGTGGGATTACTGACTTCATAAATTTGTCCTAATAAGTAATTATGATGATTGGGTAGTGCCCTCCCATTGCTTCCAAAAATGTATTGAACAGCCATGTGTAACACTCGAGACCCTCATCAGTTAACAATGCATCTCCAAAGGTTATGCTCCTTTTGTGATGATCGACCCCCGTGAAAGGCACAAACACCATGTCATACTTGTTTATCCGGTAAGTAGCATCTGCAAATAATACCTCGCCAAACAGCAAGTAGTTCTTTATGCTTATCACATCTGCCCAAAAGACTGCGGCCAGTCTATTTTTTTCATCTAGTTGAAAATCAAAGTAGAAAGAACTGTAAGTTTCTTTCTTCCTAATAAGATTTTCAACGAACATTTGCGCATCATAATCACCAATATAGGACTTTATGTCCCTGACAAAGTTTTTGAAATCAACTTCGGTAGCACCGACATTGTTGTAAGCTCCACACAACTCCTTCCACCCTCTAAAGGCTTCCACGCCGCCTAGTTTTAGCACCTTTACCTTTGTCACAAATTGTTTTTGTACGTCTGTCATTTCTCGGTTTCCTTTCATGAACATTGTAGATGCTGGTGAAGCGAGAATATGGTTGTGTGCTTCACCGAATTTGGTAACAATATAGGTTCTGTTTGCTTGATATTTGAACTGCACCATGGCATGACATTTGATTCTTGTACTCGGCCTTATACGGGTTATTTCTAATACATCAGATTGGGCATCAGTAACAGCAATATCAGCCCTCTTCCTTTTTCTATCTTCCTTTTCGCCTTGCCTATTGCACAGAACATTCCTTAATGCAAAATTCTTTACATTCTGACTGCCTTTAATTAATTTTGTTGTTTCGAGTCTTGGGGTAAACCCACATATTGAACCGTAGTCTTTGTAAAATAACTCTGCTTGTGCTAGTGTTTGGAATACTTTttctagttttggtttttttcctCTAGGCAAAACGGAAAATAGCGGGGGACATTTGATGGTATTATAGTTGTTCTTGGAGTGGTAACAATGCTATTTGAAGAAGAAGCAGTGGTTACATCACTTGTACTCATTGTCACCTACAACAAAAGTTAGTAAATAAATTATAACTACAGATAATGCACATTACAATTAAACTGGTAGGACATTGCTTTTCATAGTCTTTTTTACATAAGACTACAGATAATGCATATTATAATTACATGCACATTATGACTACAGATAATGCACATTACTATTAAACGGAGAGGACATTTCTTCTAATAGTGTTTTTTCCATAAGACTACAGATGATGCAGATTACAATAACATGCACATTATGACTACAGATAATGCACAATACAATTAAACTGATAGGacattgtggacatgggccacgggggcgcttgggaaaacaagcgtttgcatttgtggagtcgccaccaatttattgtggaaaattggaaaccgttcgaattcctcgtaccatgtcaagacacaaagtagtgacaagaacaccaagaactcgtcacccttagcattctatgtctagaatgactctcgtggattccaatgaacacggatgttcacaaagatctggattaaagggtgagggtacgtattaggaagttcttttgatcgaacatctaatctcgcccgcctcgatagcggcctctactaatgattagggaagttgtctatactcgatatattgtcgaattatatgcatgcaatgcaacatccattagattaatcctaacatgtgaagaattagactaagtcggtgaacaactaATTTATATCACAATAaatgtcaaagtcgggatttaagttcaattacatgtgaaggcatacaaagaaatataataaagaaaattacaataataatattataaagaaaattacaataattacattgggttaattgatttatgtcgaaaatacttctaaaatggataatttgagaaaagaaataaataaacaaattaacaaacaagaattagggttataacacgaatagtagttaattaatacgtaagctaaaactaGGTAAAAGCAAaatgggagttcagagacagaaatcaaccaggaacaggcacagcagagctacgccctctggaagaggcgcagcagttgccgcgtctgttccatggttcagttctggctgtgaattcggaattgcaaatcgttaatgttcgttggtgattttaagccttgattatgctatttgactcgggtgaaagtgattagcagattatttacatgtgattaagggttatgaaagcaataaacatagatgaaaccgattagaacgaattattacaagattcaacggattaattaacaaattaatgaattaaacaaattaattaggttattaatgacgaattaatgatggatacGATGAACaacagatgaaaaatatatcaacgacgaattccagagactcaatattgatgaatcgaacctctaaaacccgaatttgattttaatgacgaaaacccgcaaatacgaattacttgggatttaagtcgagaattacgtgtttaattaaatattaatgatgatgaataatatgttaaattattatgtgaatgaaataaaaacaaacaacGACGAAGGAAAATCAACAgacgaaaccaacagaagacgaaggaagaagaagagaagcaggaacggcggcaacctcaggaagaggcgcagcaaatgctgcgtcctttccaagaggcgcagcagttgctgcgtcccttctcgatgTCTGTCTCATGTTAATCCGTAAAGAGGGTTTAAAcaaaaggttttagaaatcggttttaattgtattttcgacataaatcttacatgatgattacaaatATAAATGACAACaaataaaagaggatttacacccccagacttacatgtttgatgaaacgagatgaactaagttaacgtttagtgatgctcgactcgaatgtagacgaaagtgccctcgtaagaggaaaacgaataagattgattaagttgattattgtggagttggtcaaattggtcggtcatgcaaaacgaggctggtactcagaaagatccgagcttacgtggtcgaaagttcaagcacgtagacgccaaaaagtaagaacgtggtctagaatgcaaagggagaagagaagggcggacactcgcgtgagaaatatgtgagaccgaaggtctctatttatactaatcacacggaggaaatagggttttcgaAGAAACTTTGggagtgaatctcgaaaagatatgaaaagatacgaaaaatacgcagaaaaggacttgggaagaagagcagcaagcactgcgtctcttggaagaggcgcagcacttgctgcgtcctttccaaagTGGTTTTCCCcctgcggaagaaatatttccgtgtttaggttatggaataacggaataattttgttttccttaatattttgcgtgaatattacgggaaattatttaccaaagattaaaagattgaaaaatatggaatagaaatatccagaacattccagaacattctgactcggtttcagaaaataaagacggttttatgacccggactccaaatgtactctaattactgccaaaacgaccgtatcggcacgtagatgacaattaagaggtagacacaagtgtttgagcgatcacttagcgataaacttacgaactgtcacaaatcgttcagcgtaccaaacatgcggcccaatcatcaccgggtggttggcgggaggtgcagaaatgaggtatctacagagcccgcactttgactgaggcttggacaaggcgaaagtcaaagtatagccatcaggtcaatctaagattacaacctgacgactatggcgacgcgaggcggctcaaggggtacgagccaaggacctgtcgtcgggaacattttagagtctgtctactatcggggagggtcgtttaaagtccattagactacgtgaggaggctcgccagccataagaagagaccatacctgaaattccttgaaactccagggaaaacaaaacgcgatattgggagaagacagcaggacacagtctggaactacttggagaaatttgcttgtgttcagctttaaacaaacttcggaaggattagaggtcgatgttgatctctatgtctcgagagggaatgactgtcggtcgtgaatgtgacaccctcatttatcgcggaaaagtaaacacgtaattctagaataaaactgcatggatatgtttgtaataggttcatttgggtaaaaacctgtaatttttaaaacctgaacctgttataaagatatccaaatcggaaggtgtcaaacatacaaggtctaactagaagtttcataacataaccatcgctaaagtcgcgaatagcaaattttacaaccaaatgtaaagagggagacatatgtccctaaaatgtatgtgacataaaaatatttaagggtcacaatataataaagttaatctaggttccaaggttactttgctcgctagctcgtccatgtaccccatatatgcatcacctacctgtcattcgcattttatacaaatacgaaagccacgatcaatggggagtaactccgagttctccgaccacgaaatgtcataattaatataacatgtaaacataagaatatgaatatgaataacacatagccttagcatatagatgctagacaatcgtgcttatcatgtgaacaacaatataacaacacatagtcctagcatgtgaatactagaccgactcatactacactatcatgtgaatcacataacatccaggaatccaaactctatcaaccatagccgacttgcatctcaccttctatgattcatagaatcatcaaacaagaaagggcaatatatcaaagacaggcataagttcttagtcccgtcaatagtcactcagaactcgagtctataccacgaggtagggaaggtaatcgaaccggtatcttggctcggaggttctatcaaaacatggccaagacacaacacaaccctagcctaaaatcttggagacctagacatgcggatacacaccaccgcacccaagactcacaatttttctaaaacaaagtgagtaccctaaggagtccaccaaagggttggctagtacttaagctgaccacttactatcaaaataagtaacgaggtcatgccccaacttggatataaacccaccaagtcaggaacacagaggctatcaagcagtgaacatacactcgtcaaagactataatgacctatctatgatgaaggtcGAAATACTCaactaggacctagtcccagctagtcccagcttgaatactttagcccacaccacacaagacaagtaggatacccaattcagctgacaatctaacaatatctccattatcaataataatccaaattccagctaaccgttaatttcataattcatgagaacaagctaaaatggcaaagaggcaataagaTCAAGTATaaaaccaattcatccaacaaccaacatgtgaaatgataattacaaatatcaagacataacataaaatttccaataataactaatctcacctcaaagacaaaccctcgacccgagtcccgcgacgggtcatcggtcaaatcgaggctgaccggtttaaacctagtttgaccaaactcgtttggTCAACTGCCGGCTTCtcagtctttgcctactttggcccaaatcataaaatttatcacaatataattctcatgctatttctaatttccatcatgtgaaaaacgaaagtaacacattatcaatcacctaaatacttaacaaacaacaggcacaacattaactactaatgtgacattaattcgtcgagtaactcggaatagttaccttacgctagcaaagagacaagcaataacttgagaaagcttctaaaacctaaaattactcttcatcttcaaccacatatgagtcacctaaaaataattatgtgaaaggacgatattaatgaattatctttatataaaaatatgagacggaaattaatttaattatattttaaataaaccaaactagcgtcaaaacaatttatggacacggctcaaaagttattatgacaacctcaaactcggcctaaccaccaactacacatggcctcaaactcgtgacttagctaggccacggccaggtcACAGCTAGGCCacaaggagtccgacacgaccaccacccgactacccatagccacccttcaccctacttcataacctgacccaaaaatcagtccaaaacagaacccaaaagatgcctaagttcgaccccaactccagtcctcaaatgcaaagtgaaaacccacgatgacagctctcgtccctgcccaaaacagagagtaccaatcgtccccttaagactccattctcgcgcctaaaaacagtccaagctgagccaactaagtcagcatttaaaacggttttagagcggaaatccacaagtataacgcaactcaaaaacagaccctaaagactacaaaaatcgccccaacacagagtccaaattagtccaaaacaatccctacatgtcagcatagaccgtcttaaatataccacttactagctagcatcccaaatgatccctagaggtcagtatacaccgtctcaatcatctccacatatcagtatacaccgtctcaactatacaactgactaattaacatccataaggatccctatatatagttatacaccgtcttaattataaaacagactaaccagcattcgaaataaacatattttacaagtaatattgagtaacctatcattgttatctttttccgattgaactaatcatttatgactaacaaatcttctaccagaccgtctatttttgtacatacaaccgtcttataaaaataaagctgaaaatataaatgggtttgtaaaaatacatgacgaaaatgaattttacttacaacggattgacgagaacgacgaaaggagcgctatggaacaaaaatagttgaaaacggatgacaaacggagcatcAGTATCAATTTTGAAGATcaaaattaaaacgaaggaaaagaagaacaaagaaggGAAGAAGAAGACGTGAAGGGATGAAGAAATGAGGCAGcagcctgccagcctgctatttattatacgtacgtttcttcgtcgttaagaaacttcgatcgttattaaaaccgtttcgagttaaatttaaccgatttaagtaaaagtttcagtaataaaacggaatcaataataaataaatttaatgagtgaaaataaaataaactcagctagttaacgtaaataatacaatatcagcttgaatc
Protein-coding sequences here:
- the LOC141618726 gene encoding protein FAR-RED IMPAIRED RESPONSE 1-like yields the protein MKKLREKVSYQLFQDEDFKRRLNRCVWNNYLEPEEFKEQWGQIMIDYNLVKHEWFSDLYDFREQWIPAYFKDVFMSGLMRGTSRSESENSFFYKFLSSQMTLVEFWMCFESAMEAQRHKQSKLNSDNKHSQIPLKIKLNLEIHAFKIYTHTIFKDFQTELVAELFQCSLKDMENIDDTKVFILTDSELPNKTWNIAYLPDNNDVTCSCSMFQRLGLLCRHCLWLRHNKNS